Genomic window (Brevibacterium paucivorans):
AAGAACGTCAAGTCCTTTGAGGACGACCCATTCCGCAAGCAGACCGCTGACGGCCAGCGCAAAGCAGCTGAGGCGCTCAAAGACGGAAACGCTGAAGTGAAGTTTGAGTACAGCCGAGGTGACGAACTGGTCGCGCAGAGGGCGGCAGATGGTTCGGCGATGGTTGTGGGATCGGCTGTGCAGAAAGTGACGTACTCGCCTGAAAAGGTTGACGACCGCAAGGGTCAGTTGTCGATTGACAAGCCGCAGAGCGAAATCGTGGGGAAAAAGGAAACTGACCAGAACCTCACCACTGAATACCGCCAGGTCTACGCGTTTATCGTTCCTAAGGGCGAAGGAAAAGCACGCCTGATTGGGCTGACTTCCGTGCTTTCGGGTGCAAAGATCGAAGAAGGCAACGACAGTAACGACGAAGGCAACAACGACGGTGGCGACAATGGTGGAGACGGCAACGACGAAGGCAACAACAGCGACAACGAAGAGTGACGCTGACGGCGCCTCGCCGACCACCGCACGCACGAGTGCAGGCGTAGCCGCCCGCACGCAAACGATAAGCTAGACGTTCACAGGGAAAGGTCACAAGGTGAGCAACGAAGGCGTATTCGACCCACGGCAACAAGAAGCACAATCACAGGGGCTCGATCTGTCAGCAGTTCGCACCCCTGCGCGGAACGCTGGCGCAGGAGCGCAGGCAGGAGCGCCAGCAGGTGCTCAGCAACAAGCTCAGCCTGCTCAGGACCCCAACACGGTGAACGTGCCGGCGCTGGTGTTCGACGTTGACGAGCAGTCATTTGAAGCTGTTGTCCAGCTGTCAACCCAGGTGCCTGTGGTGATCGACTTGTGGGCTGAATGGTGTGGGCCGTGCAAGCAGTTGTCGCCGGTGATCGAAAAGGTGACCAGGGATTACGACGGTCGGGTCGTTCTGGCTAAGATCGACGTCGACAAGAACCCACGCATTCAGCAGGCGTTTGGTGTTCAGTCCATTCCCACGGTTGTAGCACTGGTCAAGGGCCAGCCCGTTCCACTGTTCCAGGGTGCGACCCCCGAACCACAGGTCAAGCAGCTGTTTGACCAGCTACTCGCGGCAGCTGCTCAGGCCGGTGTCAACAAGCGAGCCGTCACTGGCGAAGCTACCCAGCAGCCCGCTGGCCCCAAGCACCCAGAAGCCATCGAGGCGCTTGAGGCAGGTGACCTGGAACGCGCAGCGCAGGTGTACCAGGACGCACTTAACGAAACACCTGGCGATGAAGAAGCAAAGAGCGGTCTAGCACGCGTTGAACTGCTGCGCCGTACACGTGGAAAAGACCTTGCCCAAGTCCGCGCCCGCGCAGCTGCCGACCCCAGTGACGTCGATGCCGCCCTTGAGTGCGCGGACCTCGACATCAGTGGAGGTCACGTCGAAGACGCGTTCGCACGCCTAATTGCTACCTTGACTAAGGTTGCAGGAGACGACAAGGAGCGTGTCCGCAAACGCATTCTTGAACTGTTCGAAGCTGTTGGCCCATCTGACCCGCGCGTGACCCAAGCGCGCGGCAAACTCATGCGCGCGTTGTTCTAATGGTTCGTCTGGTTCTATCTGGTCTGAGCGCTCTGGTTGGAGTGCTCAGTCTCATCTTGGTTATTTCGGCCCTGTCCGTTGTGGGGTTTGATGATGTCACGCAGACCAAACCCCACAAGGTCTCTGACGGCACGTACGCGGTTGTGTTTGACCAGCAGAACATTCCGTTTACCAAGACGACTGCCACAATCAGCGCCACGTCTGATGAGCCCATCATGCTGGGTGTGGCTAATGGGGTCGATTCCTCTAGCTACCTCACGGGTGTCAAGCACGAAGAAATCACCGAAGTGAAATTCCCCCGAGACATCACCACGCGTTCTGTAGCAGGGGAAGGCCAGCCGGCCAAGAATGCTCAGAGCCGCGACTGGTGGATCGACTCCACGGAAGGCACCCACGTGTCACGGTCCTTTGATGTGGACGGCGAACCTCAAACGGTCGTCATTGCTCCTACCGGAGATAACCCTAACCTCGACGGCACCACCGTAAACATCTCGGTAGAAATGAAGGGTGTCTTGGCGTTCTGCTTGCTGGGAATCGCACTGGCTATTATCACGTTTGCCGTGGCTTTCGCGCTCTTCATGTGGTGGAAGAATGAGCAACCTCGCGTGAAGAAAAAGACGAACGTAGCTCGTGATGCGAAGGGTGCCGAGGTGTCCGCAGGTTCCCGGATTGCACAAAGAGTTCGCGCGGCCTCCAAGAACCGTACTGCCCGAGGTGTGAGTGCCCTTGTCGTTGTGACGGCAGTGTCCCTCAGTGGTTGTGGGTTGCCGGTTGCTCAGCCTCAGCAACCTGAGATTGAGAAGTACACGCGTCCCGGTATCCGCCAGGGTGAAGCGTCTAAGTTCCTCAAAGACTATTCGGACCAGTTAGACGAGGCACTCAAAGGCGATCACAAGAAACTCGACCAGATTCAAACCGGACCACTTCTACAACGGACACGTGCAGAAGTCGCGATTGCCGACAAAACCGAAAATAAACTCTCGTCTCCGCGGTTCTCATCTGTTCTGGCCGCCAGCCCCAACTTTGACAAGTACCCCATGTGGTTCATCGCTTTTGGTGCTGTGGATAAAAAGGACGCCGGTTCGCAAGCACTTCTCGTGACCAGGGAGTCAGCGACAGAAGAATGGACTGTCACGCAAGCGCTTTTCGTTCCCGATGACCAGGTTCCCGGTTTCGAAGTTGACGAAGGCGGATCCGCTCAACTCGCCCCAGGTGGGTTCACTAAGAAACTTTCTGACACCTTGGACGCGGTTGCCAAATACTTAAGCGACGGCAAGAAGGAACACCTGGACGGCGCCAAGATCACAACCGAAGGTGATGCGTTTTCAGACTTCCGCAAGTACGTGGATAGCTACTCAAAGGGCGACAACAAGTTCGACAAGGTGAAAACCGAATGCAAGCCCTACGAGGACGTGAACCTCGCCAAGCACGCGCTCAAGACCACCGACGGGGCCGTGGGCTTTGGGGAGATTCGGTGTTCGCTCACCCTTGAAGTGCCGGCCGAATACGCGGTCACGCTTCCCAAAGCGGTTGAAGCGGTCAAGACCACGGAAGAAAAGGGTAACCGGATCACAATCGAGACCTCGGTGCCCATCATGGTGCGCGACGGCAAAGACACAAAAGCGGTGAGTACTGGGTGGTTCCTGCTGGAATCACGCACCGAAAAGAACTAGGCGTGTGCTGACCGCCCTGACTGCCCTTTTACGCCTGGGTGGAGCGGGCTCGTTTGCCTACGCGGAGCAACCAGAATAACCCCACAAACGGCAACACCAACGGCACGAACCCGTAGCCGATCCCAAACGTGGACCACACGGTGGCCGCCGGGAACAGTTCAGGGTCTAGAACAGTAAGCAAGCCCACGGACACAACTCCCACGAGCTCAACGGATACTGCGGCTACGGCAATGTGGTGCGTCACCTTGTTGCCAATGACCAGGCACACGGTGGCCACCACGTACACGACAGCCGCAAATAAACTGAGCGAGTAAGCAAGAGGCGCGTGCTCGAAGTCTCGGTAAAACTGGTAACCGGCCCGCGCGGTGGCAGACAACGCGAAAATCCCGTAGACCGCGGTGAGCACTCGGCCCGGGCCAGAGTGCATGGCCGAATACGGGCTCCGATCCGCTGGAGCATTGCCACCCTCAGCGTCGGCGCCACCACCCATGCGGTTCTTTCTTATTGCCAAATCTGATCCATCCTAAAAACCATGATGAAAGCGGTAAACGACGAAACGACTAAGACAAGCGGCCCCCATTTGGACAGTTCGGCAAACGCCCAGTAGCCGGAAGCAAGAACAACGGCAATCGCGGTGAGGGCGTAACCAAAGAACAAGATCGGGTCGGTGCCAGACTGGGTGGACCACATGGCGATCCCAATGATGAACTGCACAATCAGTAACAGCAACAACCCCGCGGTGGTCAACACCAGTGGGGGAGAGGCATGACGGTTACGCAGCGCGGTCACAATCGACCACACGAAGATCACCGCGCATACG
Coding sequences:
- the trxA gene encoding thioredoxin, encoding MSNEGVFDPRQQEAQSQGLDLSAVRTPARNAGAGAQAGAPAGAQQQAQPAQDPNTVNVPALVFDVDEQSFEAVVQLSTQVPVVIDLWAEWCGPCKQLSPVIEKVTRDYDGRVVLAKIDVDKNPRIQQAFGVQSIPTVVALVKGQPVPLFQGATPEPQVKQLFDQLLAAAAQAGVNKRAVTGEATQQPAGPKHPEAIEALEAGDLERAAQVYQDALNETPGDEEAKSGLARVELLRRTRGKDLAQVRARAAADPSDVDAALECADLDISGGHVEDAFARLIATLTKVAGDDKERVRKRILELFEAVGPSDPRVTQARGKLMRALF